In a single window of the Kitasatospora sp. NBC_01246 genome:
- a CDS encoding NUDIX domain-containing protein, which translates to MENSERSETIPVERRSWSAPWPQYAPVDITPPELQPSALARHVPDWAEAAPTPAAVHDWAERRAAALVPFELDPQGWPLHPLGRTGRDGRNLGKWGENQAADPIVVAGTGPARQVLLITRDDIGVEAIPGGMVDPGETAPQALVRELREETGVDLADHQPVILGRDVVDDWRQSDRAWVASTSALYQLPSVVAAVAGDDAAAVAWWPFGSLDQLDAAITAAGRTLYAAHRPLLQRALDHLGR; encoded by the coding sequence CATCCCTGTCGAACGACGCAGCTGGTCGGCGCCCTGGCCGCAGTACGCGCCCGTGGACATCACGCCGCCCGAGCTGCAGCCGTCGGCGCTGGCCCGGCACGTGCCCGACTGGGCCGAGGCGGCGCCCACCCCGGCCGCCGTGCACGACTGGGCCGAGCGCCGGGCGGCCGCGCTCGTGCCGTTCGAGCTCGACCCGCAGGGCTGGCCGCTGCACCCCCTCGGCCGCACCGGCCGCGACGGCCGCAACTTGGGCAAGTGGGGTGAGAACCAGGCCGCCGACCCGATCGTGGTCGCCGGCACGGGTCCGGCCCGGCAGGTGCTGCTGATCACTCGGGACGACATCGGGGTGGAGGCGATCCCCGGCGGAATGGTGGACCCCGGGGAGACGGCACCCCAGGCCCTGGTCCGGGAGTTGCGGGAGGAGACCGGGGTGGATCTCGCCGATCACCAGCCGGTCATCCTGGGCCGCGACGTTGTGGACGACTGGCGCCAGAGCGACCGGGCGTGGGTGGCGTCGACCAGCGCCCTCTACCAGCTGCCTTCGGTGGTGGCCGCGGTCGCCGGCGACGATGCCGCCGCCGTGGCCTGGTGGCCGTTCGGCTCGCTCGACCAGCTGGACGCGGCGATCACGGCCGCCGGGCGGACCCTGTACGCCGCGCACCGCCCCCTGCTGCAGCGCGCTCTCGACCACCTCGGCCGGT